TGCCGCCGGGTGCGCCGGATCTTTACGCGCATCCAGCGGACGTCCTGCTGCCGCCgctcgctgttgctgctgttgctgctgcagcaggaaCTCGTCCGGATCGATCGATTTGCGCCGGCTCTTGGATGATGGCGGCGGCAGCTGCGGCGGCACGGATGGTAGCAAATCGCCGGGCGAGGGCGCTGCCCCGCCTGCCGTCAGCTTCAGCTGATGGTGGGCAAAGTCTTCCTCCTCCATTATCTTGGCCAGCGCTTCGTCGTCCATCTCGTCGTCCGGATCGAAGTCTTCCGGCAGCTCGTCGTCAAAGTCGACCACCGAGTCGACGGTCGAGATGCGGGCCGTGTTGCCGCTGGTGCTCTTCAGGAAGTCGATGTCCAGTATGCGGGCGCTCTCGATCACCTGCATCGGCACGTCCGAGAGCGAATCCTTCGACGGTTCCTTCGCCCGGCCGCCCACCAGCTGGTCGATCTTGGACGTGGCCAGCTCCTTCGCCTTCGCCGCATTGTTCTCGGCCAGCATGCGCTTGATCTCCTCCTGCCGGCGGATGAACTGCTCCCGCTCCTCCGGCGGCGTGTCGGGCCGCTGCACGCCCGGCCGGATGCCGTCGTCCGAGCTTTCAAAGTCCTCGTCCACGATGTAGTGAATCTTCTTGCCGCGCGTCTTGCGGTCCGTTTTCTTCTCGCCCGCCCGGCCCCCACCGTCCGGGCTGGACCGTGCGCTCGCCTTTTTGCTCTGCTTCTTCCGACCCGGCATCGTTTTGCCGCCCTTGCCACCCTCATCCTCCTCGCGACTGTCGTCGCTCTCTTCGCTCGACTCGATCGCGGCGGCTTTCGGCCGCACGCCCTCCGCCTTCTTCGGCCGCTCGATGTGCTTGCCGCCGCCGGTGGCCGCGGACGCTTTCGGCCTCGACTTGCCGCCGCCCGACTTGGATTTCTTCTTGCGCCGCCAGTCCCCTTCCGTGCTgggtgcgctgctgctgctcgagctgttgctgcttttgctgctgcgacTGCTCTCCGTCTCCGTGTCGCTGCACAGATCGTCACTGTCGTAGTCTTCGctgtcctcctcgtcgtcgtcgtccaaATCCAGCTCCTCGTCGCTATCATCCAGCACCCGGTTTTTGCGCGACTTTTTCGCCTTCGCACGTCGCagctcctcctccacctcgtCCGAGTCGTCCGAGTTTTCGACGATCCGGCGACGCTTGTTCACCGCCGCCCGGCTGCTCGgcttccggagccgattcttgCGCCCGCGGCCCGTATCCAGCGAGCTTTCGCTGTCGCCCGACAGCGAGTTGTCGTCCTCCTCGTCTTCgtcatcgtcctcctcctcctcgtcgtcggaACCGCTCGCCTCCCCGCGGAAATCTTCGTCCGAGTCGTCGTCCTCATCGTCCGAGCTAAACTCGATCTTGCacagtttcttcttcttcttcttgttcttcttctcgGCGGAGCTGACCACCGCCCGGCCGCTGGCCACTGCCGGTGCTTTGCGCTCCTGCCGGCCCACTGCGCCCTTCTCTCCCTCATCCTCATCCCCGCTCTTGCCTTCCGCGCGCGCACTCTTGCCCTCGTGCTCGCCGCCCTGCTGCTCTTGCGTTCCATTCAGGCGGCGCTCTTCGCCCTCGGCCTCCTCCTCATCGTCCTTCTGGAGTGCTTTCTTCCGTGCCTGCTCCTCCCGCGTGGTGGCCTCTATGATCGTGCTAATGTCCTTGCCCTTGGAGAACCCATGCCCGTCGTCTtcgtcctcttcctcctccacgATCTCGCAGCCCCGCATCTCCCGCCGAATGGCGGAATCGATCAAGCTGTCGTACTCGTTGAACTTGTAGCTCACCTTGGCCGATGCGCGACGCCGCAGCTTGTAGATCGGGATGTCGTCCGAGTCGGTGCTGCTCTTGCTATCGCTGCCACTGCCGCTGCCGTCGCTgctaccaccaccgccgctgctgccCAGCCCGTTCGAGCTCGAGCCGCCGGACCGGGAACGGGACGACCGCTTCTTCGGTGCCCGCCGGCCCCGATGCCGCTGCCTGCGCCGCCTTCGATCGCGCGAAGATTCCTCCTCCGAGCCGGACCCGGACCGGCGCCCTTCCGCATCGGCCCGCTCCAGcaggcgctgctgctggcgggcCCGCCGCTGCGCTCTCAGCTGCTCCTCGCGCTCGTTCGCCAGCGCCTGCTCCGCCAGCTCGGCTTCACGCGCGGACGCTTCCTCCTCCAGCCGTCGCTTCGTTTCCGCCTCCAGCTTCACGCGCAGCGCGTCGTACAGCTCCAGCTTCGACTGCAGTCGCTCGATCAGCTGCCGGTGCAGACACACCGGACAGAACCAGTCGCCCTCGGGAATGGTGAACAGCACCGGCTTCAGGCACGCACAGTGGTAACCCTTATCACACGAATCGCACAGCAGTATCCACTCCGGCTGGTCCGTCTTCTTGCACTCCTGGCACGCGTGATCCTCTCCCCCGTCCTCGTCGTCTtcgtcctcctcttcctccgccTCCTCGGCCGCGTCCCGCGTGCGCCGCGCCTTGCGGGCCGTTCGGGCGCGCTTCAGCGGCTGCGCCGGCGCCTCCGTCTCCAGATCTGACTCGGGCGAAAACTCGTGGTCCGACTTTAGCACGTGCGCCCGCCGCACGTCCTCCTCCGAGTGGTACGGCTCGGCGAAGTAATCTTCCGCCTCCGTTTCCGAGCTGCTCTCCGACGGGGACGCACTGTTCCAGGTCGATTGCGCCTTCTgctgcgcctgctgctgctgctgcagactgccctttttcttctttttcttcttctttctccgGCGCCCATCGGCACCGACGCCGCCGTCCGAGCTGCTGTCGGACGAGTGGTCGGGCGAGGTGCGGTCCGCCCGGTAGTCGTCGTCGGAAAGCTTCATGCCCagatccttcttcttcttcaccgCGTCCGCCTTCATCTTCTTCAGCATCTGGTCCTCGATTTCGCGCCGGTTCGTTTCCTCCTTGATCTTCTGCATCGCAATGCGGCGCGACTGGCGCACCGGCGGATTGTTTCCCCCGTCCGAGCCGGCATCCAGCACCATCGAAATATCGAGCCCATCAACTGTAAggttaaaaagcaaaaaagattaaaattacACATTGAGAAGAAGCTGCGATAAAAGCTTCACAAAGCAAAAAGACTCACCCAGTCCATTCCGATGACGACGCTTGCGTTTTGGAGGACTTTCCCCATCCTGTGGCTCAGTTGCATCGGGATCTTCCGGCTGAACGTTTTCTTCCTTCACGTCGGTCGCTTCCTTACTTGCTTCGTCGGTTTTCTCCTCCTTACTTGGCTTAACTTTTGAAGCATCGGTAGACTCCGCCGCTTGTTTATCCTCCTTAGCTTCCCGCTGCTCCTTCTGATCATCTTCCTTCAATGGCTCGGTTTTAACTACGTCTTTGGGGATGGCTTTCGCTCCCTTTTTGTCATGCAAACCCGCCGTAGCCGACACTTGCTGCTCGGCTTCTCTGCTGTCCAGCACGTCCGATTCTTTTTTCAGCTCCTTCTTAAGTTTTTCCTCCGAAGAGGGAGCCACGGTGTGGTCACCATTTTTTGCCCCTACAGTTCCACTCGCCTTCTCAACGACTGCGGCCTCCACCTTTACCTTGCCTGCATCCTCCTCGTCGGTTTCCATCAGCTGATGCGTCGACGCCGTCACAGACGAATCGAATGCCTTTTTAGGCGTATTGCTTTTCCTAGAACCACGTCTCTTTTCGACGGGCTTTTCCACAAGCGCCACCGGTGGATCAGCGGCTGCAGCAGCGGACGATTTGTCATTTCGCTTCGCACGGGCAGATTTCTCCGCTGGGCTTCGCTTGCTGGACAACACTGTATCCTCCGCCCTTTCCTCTGCCTCTGgcccattgccctcccgtgcGCCTTTCTGGctgtcgtgctgctgctgctgctctgccaTATCTTCCTTGTCTTTGGTTGGTGACACCTTGCTCGATAAGTCCACTTCCTCGTCGACGACTGATTTCGTTTCACCATTGCCGGCCTTTGCAGATCCTATCGTGCACGAATCGTTCGTCTCCTCACGGCCTTCCTTGGCGGTGGCATTCGATTCCGGTACGGTGGCTGCCTCGAGCTTCTTCGTATTGCCCATATCGTTTTCGGCACCGGCACCCACACCAAAGAAAAACATCACCGGCTCCTCGATGACTTCACTGAACATTGGCTCACAACACGCACTGTCGCATTCGGCTCCACTGCCCTCGCCTTTCACTACCACCGGGGGATCTTCAATTGCCTCACTAACGGCATCCTCCTCCTGCTTGTTCTCCTCCCTCGTACCCGTTTCTTCCACACGCGTGCTGCTTCCTTCATCGGCCACCTTCACCTGCTCGTCAGCCTCCGAGCGAGATTCTTCCGTGTTTGCCTCCGGGTTGGCCGGAGTTTCTTCCGCGACGGGAACAACATCCGTTTCCGATTGCTTCGATTCCGGTGTCGCCTGTTCCTTCGCTTCTGCATCATTTTCAGATTCTTGCTGTTCCTCTTTCGGGGCAGCAGTTCCAGTATCCTTTTCTTTGCCAGTTTGCTCCACTGTTTGCTCAACAACTGCTGGAACTACTTCGTCCACTTCCATCTTAGCTTCATCTTCAACGGCTTTTGATTCTGGTTCACATTCCATCGCTTCGTCTGCCTTCGATTCGGCTTCATCCCCTGCCACCGTATCCTTCTTCTCTTCGACAGATTCAGTCTTCAACTCCGACGCCGTGGTGGGCACTGGAACGTTATCTTCTTTGCGCTCTTCGCTTGCTTCCTGCTGCTTCGGTGCACTGTTATCTTCCACTTTCGATACTGATGCTTCGTCGGCGACAGTGGGAGTTGTCTCTTCTTTCAACGGCTCCTTCTCATCCTCCTGTTCCCCAGTGGCCGTTGCGTCAAGCTGGTCGGGCGTTTTGTACGTCCGACGTGATATTATCAAACTCGGCGGTATGTCCGTCGGGGCCGGGATCGAACCATCGAGCTTCAGTGCCTCCGTTTCGCTCATACTGCCGCCactttcttcctcctcttcgccCGCATTTACTGACACCAGCGGCTCTATCGGTCGATTGTCTTTTAACATTTCGATCATATTGACAAACTGGTCCCGATTGCTAAAAACAAAAGATGAAGAAAGATTACAGTTGGTGCGTCCAGAGCAGGGGGTAGCAGAATCAGCCCCTTTACCTTGCAACCAATGTCCAGGTTTCCATCTCGGGATCGGATTGATAGATCTGCAGATTGGCACTGTCGTCCATGAAGTACCAGTAGCAGTTCCCTTGCCGGTCCCGCCCCAGCGGATCCAACCGCAAATCGCCGGCCGTGGTTGTGTTGATTTGCGTTTTGAACTTGGTGTTTAGATCGAACTGTCCCTCCAGCAACGcctgaaaaagaaacaatgcaacagaaaagaaaaaagtttgtATTTCCTTCTTCAGCACAGCCAACGATCGGCCAACGCACGCTCTTACCTTCAGCACCCGTAACTTCACGCCAAGATTGGCCGTCTTGTACCCGAAGCGCTCGATTTCCCATGCGTCCTGGTGTGAGTACGAGTGGGCAAACTTGGCCAGCGCGAGCTCCCACCGGGCGGCcggaacttttttgtttatctttcgCATCAGCTTGATATGCAGATCGACCAACGCTTGCGGGACTgcaaaacagcaaagcaaGAGACGAGATTGCAAAACCATTACCCATTCGGGACGTTCGTCTTCCCCGCTCCCTCGGGCCCCTTCCAGCTCCCACGGCAACCACTTACCCGCTTCACTGTTCTGTTCCAGCATCGACTTTAGCTGGGCAATGTTCAGCTCGCCAACGTCCAGGTACGCACCGAACTGCTCCATAAACGATAGGATGATGCCGAAGTTCGGATCATTCTCGCAGGTGATCTGTGCTCCGgccatttttgtttgatgaaatgttattattgttttcttttctttttttcccctctcactctctttctctctcgctctacaAACTGCATACACCACCGCGCACTGTCTTCTCCCGCACTGGCATTCTCCTCCGCGACTGTTGGTAGGGGGAGTCTAAGGCGACATCGAGCctgaggggaggggggaggaatGCAGCGGGGGTGAGCTTTCAAGAAGAAAGATTCACGCCGACAAAGATGCCGTCGCGCTGCGTTACTTCGTTACATGCATGGTGCTAAATTGCTGGCCGCAACACGGTGGGCGATATTTTCGTAGCTTTTCCACACCGTCGGCCGTACAGATTGTCACAACACGGCAAACACCCCGCTTTGTGTCGCGCGGTCTTAGCATCAAAAATGGCAAGCGTTCATCGGTTCGCCTCACGCCAGCCAGCAGACCACCGAAACCGACCAACACACAGACGGCGACATTCACACAGGACGTGTTCGCGTTTtgcacttgcacacacacggggcCCAAGGGTTCGCAACTGTTCGAAATCGGTGCACTATTGTCCCCGCATCACGCCCGGACACATTGCGAAACCGCTCCGACAGGCCTATGCGCGTACaatttttcactattttgaACCAAAGCCGACCCGTCCAGCGAAGGAAAACAGAAGCATATTTTTGGGGAGAAGACGAAGGTGTAATACAAATGGTGCTCTCGTGCCGTCCCGTGCTAATGCCGTTTGGACTGGCGCTGTCACGCTCGCACCCATTgagcgcacgcacacacgcgcacacacgtaCAAGCATCAATGAAAATCTGTCCGTTTCAATGGCT
This is a stretch of genomic DNA from Anopheles merus strain MAF chromosome 2R, AmerM5.1, whole genome shotgun sequence. It encodes these proteins:
- the LOC121588204 gene encoding remodeling and spacing factor 1 isoform X2, producing MAGAQITCENDPNFGIILSFMEQFGAYLDVGELNIAQLKSMLEQNSEAVPQALVDLHIKLMRKINKKVPAARWELALAKFAHSYSHQDAWEIERFGYKTANLGVKLRVLKALLEGQFDLNTKFKTQINTTTAGDLRLDPLGRDRQGNCYWYFMDDSANLQIYQSDPEMETWTLVASNRDQFVNMIEMLKDNRPIEPLVSVNAGEEEEESGGSMSETEALKLDGSIPAPTDIPPSLIISRRTYKTPDQLDATATGEQEDEKEPLKEETTPTVADEASVSKVEDNSAPKQQEASEERKEDNVPVPTTASELKTESVEEKKDTVAGDEAESKADEAMECEPESKAVEDEAKMEVDEVVPAVVEQTVEQTGKEKDTGTAAPKEEQQESENDAEAKEQATPESKQSETDVVPVAEETPANPEANTEESRSEADEQVKVADEGSSTRVEETGTREENKQEEDAVSEAIEDPPVVVKGEGSGAECDSACCEPMFSEVIEEPVMFFFGVGAGAENDMGNTKKLEAATVPESNATAKEGREETNDSCTIGSAKAGNGETKSVVDEEVDLSSKVSPTKDKEDMAEQQQQHDSQKGAREGNGPEAEERAEDTVLSSKRSPAEKSARAKRNDKSSAAAAADPPVALVEKPVEKRRGSRKSNTPKKAFDSSVTASTHQLMETDEEDAGKVKVEAAVVEKASGTVGAKNGDHTVAPSSEEKLKKELKKESDVLDSREAEQQVSATAGLHDKKGAKAIPKDVVKTEPLKEDDQKEQREAKEDKQAAESTDASKVKPSKEEKTDEASKEATDVKEENVQPEDPDATEPQDGESPPKRKRRHRNGLVDGLDISMVLDAGSDGGNNPPVRQSRRIAMQKIKEETNRREIEDQMLKKMKADAVKKKKDLGMKLSDDDYRADRTSPDHSSDSSSDGGVGADGRRRKKKKKKKKGSLQQQQQAQQKAQSTWNSASPSESSSETEAEDYFAEPYHSEEDVRRAHVLKSDHEFSPESDLETEAPAQPLKRARTARKARRTRDAAEEAEEEEDEDDEDGGEDHACQECKKTDQPEWILLCDSCDKGYHCACLKPVLFTIPEGDWFCPVCLHRQLIERLQSKLELYDALRVKLEAETKRRLEEEASAREAELAEQALANEREEQLRAQRRARQQQRLLERADAEGRRSGSGSEEESSRDRRRRRQRHRGRRAPKKRSSRSRSGGSSSNGLGSSGGGGSSDGSGSGSDSKSSTDSDDIPIYKLRRRASAKVSYKFNEYDSLIDSAIRREMRGCEIVEEEEDEDDGHGFSKGKDISTIIEATTREEQARKKALQKDDEEEAEGEERRLNGTQEQQGGEHEGKSARAEGKSGDEDEGEKGAVGRQERKAPAVASGRAVVSSAEKKNKKKKKKLCKIEFSSDDEDDDSDEDFRGEASGSDDEEEEDDDEDEEDDNSLSGDSESSLDTGRGRKNRLRKPSSRAAVNKRRRIVENSDDSDEVEEELRRAKAKKSRKNRVLDDSDEELDLDDDDEEDSEDYDSDDLCSDTETESSRSSKSSNSSSSSSAPSTEGDWRRKKKSKSGGGKSRPKASAATGGGKHIERPKKAEGVRPKAAAIESSEESDDSREEDEGGKGGKTMPGRKKQSKKASARSSPDGGGRAGEKKTDRKTRGKKIHYIVDEDFESSDDGIRPGVQRPDTPPEEREQFIRRQEEIKRMLAENNAAKAKELATSKIDQLVGGRAKEPSKDSLSDVPMQVIESARILDIDFLKSTSGNTARISTVDSVVDFDDELPEDFDPDDEMDDEALAKIMEEEDFAHHQLKLTAGGAAPSPGDLLPSVPPQLPPPSSKSRRKSIDPDEFLLQQQQQQQRAAAAGRPLDARKDPAHPAAPLPLPVNLASSSAMPPHPPHPHASVQSSPIKALLKSTTGIPTSTIMPPIGSAHGGSTILANALQTLPPPPLLKDAHPGGRPEVLMRGGPPPPHSLPPSGGPHSHHKPEQLAHLMAAGLGGGLPLSLAKGVPLPPHHAGHRLPPGGLALPPSMLGHVPHPSHGANLGLHAKPGAGGPGGVITNASIAAAVASAASIGASGPPSMAQTPPPASPTAAAGPVPRMPVGATPPSAATSAERRPGRRKKITPLREDLKRKGAAPGAGGGAADQPTAAHQEQHQRPPPQHPSLHHGHMARLPPAPLPPPPTSMAPSSTAGPPAGLRPPIPPVTTSHSSMHQNATAIATAAAAAAAAAAAQQLALKVHSRPPVDGGGSTGAGMHVNEPPLSVPSSVAHLSYLSENPLFAHRLGPLPSSILSSGSSSLQRIAAISGAAPPTVFGDPAAYNGGWKPSPPAPAGTKPKASGGPPPPPGMMVGPPSVGSLEHYHEYNPGNHHYNPYYNVLDRAGHLRPPPTISELHRTSNLSPTTFTTLQPLEFPHVPKAASENHHHQLQHHHHHHSATPSPSTASSAGGDDGPSRDPSHGAGSAGPPPPAHASSASASSSVAENHPTPVAAAAPSPPSPASDSAASGAGTAASSLVAPSASASTPAASSSSTSTSVFGELVSYFSSQQDDLDS
- the LOC121588204 gene encoding remodeling and spacing factor 1 isoform X1, translated to MAGAQITCENDPNFGIILSFMEQFGAYLDVGELNIAQLKSMLEQNSEAVPQALVDLHIKLMRKINKKVPAARWELALAKFAHSYSHQDAWEIERFGYKTANLGVKLRVLKALLEGQFDLNTKFKTQINTTTAGDLRLDPLGRDRQGNCYWYFMDDSANLQIYQSDPEMETWTLVASNRDQFVNMIEMLKDNRPIEPLVSVNAGEEEEESGGSMSETEALKLDGSIPAPTDIPPSLIISRRTYKTPDQLDATATGEQEDEKEPLKEETTPTVADEASVSKVEDNSAPKQQEASEERKEDNVPVPTTASELKTESVEEKKDTVAGDEAESKADEAMECEPESKAVEDEAKMEVDEVVPAVVEQTVEQTGKEKDTGTAAPKEEQQESENDAEAKEQATPESKQSETDVVPVAEETPANPEANTEESRSEADEQVKVADEGSSTRVEETGTREENKQEEDAVSEAIEDPPVVVKGEGSGAECDSACCEPMFSEVIEEPVMFFFGVGAGAENDMGNTKKLEAATVPESNATAKEGREETNDSCTIGSAKAGNGETKSVVDEEVDLSSKVSPTKDKEDMAEQQQQHDSQKGAREGNGPEAEERAEDTVLSSKRSPAEKSARAKRNDKSSAAAAADPPVALVEKPVEKRRGSRKSNTPKKAFDSSVTASTHQLMETDEEDAGKVKVEAAVVEKASGTVGAKNGDHTVAPSSEEKLKKELKKESDVLDSREAEQQVSATAGLHDKKGAKAIPKDVVKTEPLKEDDQKEQREAKEDKQAAESTDASKVKPSKEEKTDEASKEATDVKEENVQPEDPDATEPQDGESPPKRKRRHRNGLVDGLDISMVLDAGSDGGNNPPVRQSRRIAMQKIKEETNRREIEDQMLKKMKADAVKKKKDLGMKLSDDDYRADRTSPDHSSDSSSDGGVGADGRRRKKKKKKKKGSLQQQQQAQQKAQSTWNSASPSESSSETEAEDYFAEPYHSEEDVRRAHVLKSDHEFSPESDLETEAPAQPLKRARTARKARRTRDAAEEAEEEEDEDDEDGGEDHACQECKKTDQPEWILLCDSCDKGYHCACLKPVLFTIPEGDWFCPVCLHRQLIERLQSKLELYDALRVKLEAETKRRLEEEASAREAELAEQALANEREEQLRAQRRARQQQRLLERADAEGRRSGSGSEEESSRDRRRRRQRHRGRRAPKKRSSRSRSGGSSSNGLGSSGGGGSSDGSGSGSDSKSSTDSDDIPIYKLRRRASAKVSYKFNEYDSLIDSAIRREMRGCEIVEEEEDEDDGHGFSKGKDISTIIEATTREEQARKKALQKDDEEEAEGEERRLNGTQEQQGGEHEGKSARAEGKSGDEDEGEKGAVGRQERKAPAVASGRAVVSSAEKKNKKKKKKLCKIEFSSDDEDDDSDEDFRGEASGSDDEEEEDDDEDEEDDNSLSGDSESSLDTGRGRKNRLRKPSSRAAVNKRRRIVENSDDSDEVEEELRRAKAKKSRKNRVLDDSDEELDLDDDDEEDSEDYDSDDLCSDTETESSRSSKSSNSSSSSSAPSTEGDWRRKKKSKSGGGKSRPKASAATGGGKHIERPKKAEGVRPKAAAIESSEESDDSREEDEGGKGGKTMPGRKKQSKKASARSSPDGGGRAGEKKTDRKTRGKKIHYIVDEDFESSDDGIRPGVQRPDTPPEEREQFIRRQEEIKRMLAENNAAKAKELATSKIDQLVGGRAKEPSKDSLSDVPMQVIESARILDIDFLKSTSGNTARISTVDSVVDFDDELPEDFDPDDEMDDEALAKIMEEEDFAHHQLKLTAGGAAPSPGDLLPSVPPQLPPPSSKSRRKSIDPDEFLLQQQQQQQRAAAAGRPLDARKDPAHPAAPLPLPVNLASSSAMPPHPPHPHASVQSSPIKALLKSTTGIPTSTIMPPIGSAHGGSTILANALQTLPPPPLLKDAHPGGRPEVLMRGGPPPPHSLPPSGGPHSHHKPEQLAHLMAAGLGGGLPLSLAKGVPLPPHHAGHRLPPGGLALPPSMLGHVPHPSHGANLGLHAKPGAGGPGGVITNASIAAAVASAASIGASGPPSMAQTPPPASPTAAAGPVPRMPVGATPPSAATSAERRPGRRKKITPLREDLKRKGAAPGAGGGAADQPTAAHQEQHQRPPPQHPSLHHGHMARLPPAPLPPPPTSMAPSSTAGPPAGLRPPIPPVTTSHSSMHQNATAIATAAAAAAAAAAAQQLALKVHSRPPVDGGGSTGAGMHVNEPPLSVPSSVAHLSYFRSENPLFAHRLGPLPSSILSSGSSSLQRIAAISGAAPPTVFGDPAAYNGGWKPSPPAPAGTKPKASGGPPPPPGMMVGPPSVGSLEHYHEYNPGNHHYNPYYNVLDRAGHLRPPPTISELHRTSNLSPTTFTTLQPLEFPHVPKAASENHHHQLQHHHHHHSATPSPSTASSAGGDDGPSRDPSHGAGSAGPPPPAHASSASASSSVAENHPTPVAAAAPSPPSPASDSAASGAGTAASSLVAPSASASTPAASSSSTSTSVFGELVSYFSSQQDDLDS